Below is a genomic region from Deltaproteobacteria bacterium.
AGGAACGCCTGGCGGCCGAAATTCTGGATGCCTCAGAAAACAAGGGGGGGGCGGTCAAAAAGCGGGAGGATGTGCACCGGATGGCGGAGGCGAACCGCGCCTTTGCGCATTATAGATGGTAAGACTGTGCCTGAGTACCCAGGTGCCCGTGTGCCCGTGTTTACGCGGGCACCCAGGCACCCAGGCACCCGGGCACTTGTAAATGCAGTTTCCCTTACAAAAACTACGAAACATCGGCATCATGGCGCACATCGATGCGGGCAAGACGACCGCGACCGAGCGCATCCTTTACTACACCGGCCGGGTCTACAAGATCGGCGAGGTGCACGACGGCACCGCCGTCATGGACTGGATGCCGCAGGAGCAGGAGCGCGGCATCACCATCACCTCCGCCGCCACCACCTGCGACTGGAGGGACCATCGAATCAACATCATCGACACGCCGGGGCATGTCGATTTCACCATCGAGGTGGAGCGTTCGCTCCGCGTCCTCGATGGCGCCGTGGGGGTTTTCTGTGGCGTCGGCGGGGTTGAGCCGCAGAGCGAGACGGTGTGGCGCCAGGCTGACCGGTACGGCGTTCCCCGCATCGCCTTTGTCAACAAAATGGACCGCGTCGGCTCCAATTTTGAAAATTGCGTGGAGGAAATCCACAACAAGCTGAACCACAAGCCGGTTCCCATCCAGCTCCCCTATGGGGCCGAGGAGAATTTCAAGGGGGTCATCGATCTTATCGACATGGAGGCCGTTGTCTGGGACGAAGAAACGCTCGGGGCCAAGTTCCATCGCGAGCCGCTTCCCGCCGAATGCATGCAGAAGGCCGAGGCGTGGCGCGAAAAAATGATCGAGGCGATCGCCGAAGAGGACGAGGTCCTCCTGGACAAATATCTCCACGGCACGGCCATGACGGCAGACGAGATCTGGGCCGGCCTTCGCAAGGCCACCATCGCCATGAAGGTCATCCCGGTCCTTTGCGGTTCGGCCTTCAAAAACAAGGGGGTTCAGCCTCTCCTCGATGCCGTGGTCAATCTCCTCCCTTCCCCGCTCGATCTCCCTCCCGTCACCGGACATCCTGTCGATCACGCCGAAGAAAAAGAAATCCGAAAACCTTCTGTCACGGAACCTTTTGCCGCCCTCGCCTTCAAAATCATGAGCGACCCCTTTGTCGGCCAGCTGACCTATTTCCGGGTCTATTCGGGAAAGCTGTCAGCCGGCTCGTATGTCCTTAACTCGGTTCGGGGGAAAAAGGAGCGGATGGGGCGGCTCTTAAAAATGCACGCCAACAAGCGCGAGGATATCAAGGAGGTGGAGGCCGGCGACATCGCCGCCGCGGTGGGGCTTAAATACACCATGACCGGCGACACCCTGTGCGACGAAAAAAAACAAATCATCCTCGAACGGATGGAATTTCCCGATCCGGTCATCTCCATTGCCATC
It encodes:
- the fusA gene encoding elongation factor G; protein product: MQFPLQKLRNIGIMAHIDAGKTTATERILYYTGRVYKIGEVHDGTAVMDWMPQEQERGITITSAATTCDWRDHRINIIDTPGHVDFTIEVERSLRVLDGAVGVFCGVGGVEPQSETVWRQADRYGVPRIAFVNKMDRVGSNFENCVEEIHNKLNHKPVPIQLPYGAEENFKGVIDLIDMEAVVWDEETLGAKFHREPLPAECMQKAEAWREKMIEAIAEEDEVLLDKYLHGTAMTADEIWAGLRKATIAMKVIPVLCGSAFKNKGVQPLLDAVVNLLPSPLDLPPVTGHPVDHAEEKEIRKPSVTEPFAALAFKIMSDPFVGQLTYFRVYSGKLSAGSYVLNSVRGKKERMGRLLKMHANKREDIKEVEAGDIAAAVGLKYTMTGDTLCDEKKQIILERMEFPDPVISIAIEPKTKADQEKLSLSLQKLAQEDPSFRVKVDEETGQTIISGMGELHLEIIVDRLLREFAVAANVGKPQVAYRETITRKAEREGKYIRQTGGRGQYGHVCLRVEPNGAGAGFEFVNEIVGGSIPREYIPAVEKGVKEALEGGILAGYPLVDVKAELFDGSYHEVDSSEIAFKIAGSMAFKEACRAAGAVLLEPMMDTEVVTPEEFMGDVIGDLNSRRGKILNMTPRGKMQVIKALVPLAAMFGYATDLRSRTQGRATYTMQFAHYEQVPKNIAEEIVAKAQGK